A region of Poecile atricapillus isolate bPoeAtr1 chromosome 24, bPoeAtr1.hap1, whole genome shotgun sequence DNA encodes the following proteins:
- the LOC131588145 gene encoding cbp/p300-interacting transactivator 3 — MGEHMMMPMSHGGAGLQSYRMGVSGLQGPPQHGQHVLRTLPAAAQMMPYGGAAMDGAMRPRASLSGQMGHHQMQNAMMFNGPGQQQQYMGPVGTQQLMASMHLQKLNTQYQGHPLGMSNGPMGAGGQQYRVGPGQHPGMQHMPSPALTLNVMDTDLIDEEVLTSLVLELGLDRIQELPELFLGQNEFDFISDFVSKQQPSAISC; from the coding sequence ATGGGCGAGCATATGATGATGCCGATGAGCCACGGCGGCGCCGGGCTGCAGAGCTACCGCATGGGGGTGAGCGGGCTGCAGGGACCCCCGCAGCACGGGCAGCATGTGCTCAGGACGCTGCCCGCCGCCGCTCAGATGATGCCCTACGGAGGGGCTGCCATGGACGGAGCCATGAGGCCGAGAGCCAGCCTCAGCGGACAGATGGGCCACCACCAGATGCAGAACGCGATGATGTTCAATGGCccggggcagcagcagcagtacatGGGGCCGGTGGGCACCCAGCAGCTCATGGCCAGCATGCACCTACAAAAACTCAACACCCAGTACCAGGGGCACCCGCTGGGCATGAGCAACGGGCCCATGGGAGCCGGTGGCCAGCAGTACAGAGTGGGGCCGGGCCAGCACCCGGGCATGCAGCACATGCCCTCACCGGCGCTGACGTTGAATGTTATGGACACTGATCTTATAGATGAGGAGGTCTTGACATCTCTTGTCCTGGAACTGGGGTTGGACCGGATTCAGGAGCTGCCAGAGTTATTCTTGGGACAGAACGAGTTCGACTTCATTTCAGACTTTGTTAGCAAACAGCAGCCCAGTGCCATCAGTTGCTGA